In Monodelphis domestica isolate mMonDom1 chromosome 4, mMonDom1.pri, whole genome shotgun sequence, one DNA window encodes the following:
- the RPS9 gene encoding 40S ribosomal protein S9, with amino-acid sequence MPVARSWVCRKTYVTPRRPFEKSRLDQELKLIGEYGLRNKREVWRVKFTLAKIRKAARELLTLDEKDPRRLFEGNALLRRLVRIGVLDEGKMKLDYILGLKIEDFLERRLQTQVFKLGLAKSIHHARVLIRQRHIRVRKQVVNIPSFIVRLDSQKHIDFSLRSPYGGGRAGRVKRKNAKKGQGGAGTGDDEEED; translated from the exons ATGCCGGTCGCTAGAAGCTGGGTATGTCGGAAGACGTATGTGACGCCGCGGCGGCCCTTCGAGAAGTCTCGCTTGGATCAGGAGCTGAAGCTAATCG gtgAGTACGGGCTCCGCAACAAGCGCGAAGTGTGGCGAGTCAAGTTCACGCTGGCCAAGATCCGCAAGGCGGCCCGGGAGCTGCTCACTCTCGATGAGAAGGACCCGCGGCGTCTGTTCGAGG GCAATGCCCTGCTCCGGAGGCTCGTCCGCATCGGCGTCCTGGACGAGGGCAAGATGAAGCTGGATTACATCCTGGGGCTGAAGATCGAGGACTTCCTGGAGCGGCGCCTGCAGACGCAAGTCTTCAAACTGGGCCTGGCCAAGTCCATCCACCATGCCCGGGTGCTCATCCGCCAGCGGCACATCAG GGTCCGAAAGCAGGTGGTGAACATCCCGTCCTTCATAGTGCGCCTGGACTCCCAGAAACACATCGACTTCTCCCTGCGCTCGCCCTACGGGGGTGGCCGGGCAGGCAGGGTCAAGAGGAAGAATGCCAAGAAGGGCCAGGGCGGAGCCGGTACTGGGGACGACGAGGAAGAAGATTAA
- the LOC103092129 gene encoding leukocyte immunoglobulin-like receptor subfamily B member 1 — protein sequence MAPTLCALLCFMGLCWCRLTWAQEGESFPPMPAAAPACSALRAVPGAAGGNGRSGSGQMGSFWAGDVGRPGMGGPSRALGCRSLPDASRRPSLTAEPGLVIPRGQPVSFRCQGPPGTKLYRLKEELRQQFMDLPAAEGRGLFSVETAPNTAGNYSCQYKIQTVWSEPSNTLQLVVTGLYEPPSLSALPGPNVTAGQNVTLRCQAELWFSSAALAKDGETVGFGSALHTGPGSRTDFLLAAVSDAQQGTYRCYSFHGAASAEWSSPSAPVELRLTETFSESKERTLDAAALDYTVGNLVRLILAGLVLVLLGILLIEHWQSSRRHKQQFREPCLSSLSRPAPEVAVKEDHVSTLSPAFGTTMAPTLCALLCFMGLCWCRLTWAQEGESFPPMPAAAPACSALRAVPGAAGGNGRSGSGQMGSFWAGDVGRPGMGGPSRALGCRSLPDASRRPSLTAEPGLVIPRGQPVSFRCQGPPGPELYRLKKEGAEQFMDLPEAEGGGLFSLETAPNTAGNYSCQYKIQTVWSEPSNTLQLVVTGLYEPPSLSALPGPNVTAGQNVTLRCQAELWFSSAALAKDGETVGFGSALHTGPGSRTDFLLAAVSDAQQGTYRCYSFHRAASAEWSSPSAPVELRLTERTNADPGRDLQSGFTSLKVGILVGVSAFLVLTFLFLSLRRWCPSRLGKGGRDTEVKTARRPDPARTTQGETMFAAVSDDRQAEEARQEDTALQREGPQEVTYAQLDHKSLKRGAEPPPPSGPVEPSVYAVLPPVSSA from the exons ATGGCCCCCACACTGTGTGCCCTGCTGTGTTTCATGG GGCTGTGTTGGTGCCGGCTGACCTGGGCACAAGAGGGTGAGTCCTTCCCCCCAAtgcctgctgctgctcctgcctGTTCAGCACTGAGAGCTGTCCCGGGGGCAGCGGGAGGGAATGGAAGAAGCGGGTCTGGGCAGATGGGCAGCTTCTGGGCCGGAGATGTGGGGAGGCCGGGGATGGGGGGACCCTCTAGGGCGCTGGGCTGCCGGTCTCTTCCAGACGCATCTCGCAGACCCTCCCTCACGGCTGAGCCGGGCTTGGTGATCCCCCGGGGGCAGCCTGTGTCCTTCCGCTGCCAGGGGCCTCCCGGGACGAAGCTGTACCGGCTgaaggaggaactgaggcagcaGTTTATGGATCTGCCTGCAGCGGAGGGGAGGGGCCTTTTCTCCGTGGAAACCGCCCCAAACACTGCCGGGAATTACTCGTGTCAGTACAAAATCCAGACAGTCTGGTCAGAGCCCAGCAACACCCTGCAGCTGGTGGTGACAG GCCTCTATGAGCCACCGTCCCTGTCAGCCCTGCCGGGCCCCAACGTGACGGCGGGCCAGAACGTGACCCTCCGCTGCCAGGCAGAGTTGTGGTTCAGCAGCGCAGCTCTGGCCAAGGACGGAGAAACGGTCGGCTTCGGCTCGGCCCTGCACACTGGCCCGGGCTCTCGGACCGACTTCCTCCTCGCTGCGGTGAGCGATGCCCAACAGGGCACGTACCGCTGCTACAGCTTTCACGGAGCAGCCAGCGCGGAGTGGTCCTCCCCCAGCGCCCCCGTGGAGCTCCGGCTCACAG AGACCTTCTCTGAATCTAAGGAAAGGACCTTAG ATGCTGCTGCCCTGGATTACACTGTGGGCAATCTGGTCCGCCTCATCTTGGCTGGGCTGGTCCTCGTCCTCCTGGGAATCCTGCTGATTGAGCACTGGCAGAGCTCCAGGAGGCACAAGCAGCAGTTCAGAGAACCATGTCTGAGTAGTCTGAGTAGACCAGCTCCAGAGGTTGCGGTAAAggaa GATCACGTGTCCACCCTGTCCCCAGCCTTTGGGACCACCATGGCCCCCACACTGTGTGCCCTGCTGTGTTTCATGG GGCTGTGTTGGTGCCGGCTGACCTGGGCACAAGAGGGTGAGTCCTTCCCCCCAAtgcctgctgctgctcctgcctGTTCAGCACTGAGAGCTGTCCCGGGGGCAGCGGGAGGGAATGGAAGAAGCGGGTCTGGGCAGATGGGCAGCTTCTGGGCCGGAGATGTGGGGAGGCCGGGGATGGGGGGACCCTCTAGGGCGCTGGGCTGCCGGTCTCTTCCAGACGCATCTCGCAGACCCTCCCTCACGGCTGAGCCGGGCTTGGTGATCCCCCGGGGGCAGCCTGTGTCCTTCCGCTGCCAGGGGCCTCCCGGGCCGGAGCTGTACCGGCTGAAGAAGGAAGGGGCCGAGCAGTTTATGGATCTGCCTGAAGCGGAGGGGGGGGGCCTTTTCTCCCTGGAAACCGCCCCAAACACTGCCGGGAATTACTCGTGTCAGTACAAAATCCAGACAGTCTGGTCAGAGCCCAGCAACACCCTGCAGCTGGTGGTGACAG GCCTCTATGAGCCACCGTCCCTGTCAGCCCTGCCGGGCCCCAACGTGACGGCGGGCCAGAACGTGACCCTCCGCTGCCAGGCAGAGTTGTGGTTCAGCAGCGCAGCTCTGGCCAAGGACGGAGAAACGGTCGGCTTCGGCTCGGCCCTGCACACTGGCCCGGGCTCTCGGACCGACTTCCTCCTCGCTGCGGTGAGCGATGCCCAACAGGGCACGTACCGCTGCTACAGCTTTCACCGAGCAGCCAGCGCGGAGTGGTCCTCCCCCAGCGCCCCCGTGGAGCTCCGGCTCACAG AACGGACAAATGCAGACCCAGGACGAGACTTACAGTCAG GCTTCACCAGCCTCAAAGTGGGCATCCTGGTGGGCGTCTCGGCCTTCCTGGTCCtgaccttcctcttcctctccctccgtCGTTGGTGCCCGTCCAGACTCG GGAAAGGGGGCAGAGACACGGAAGTCAAGACCGCCAGGAG ACCTGACCCAGCCAGGACCACTCAGGGGGAGACCATGT TTGCTGCTGTGAGTGATGACAGACAGGCTGAGGAGGCCAGACAAGAGGACACT GCTCTCCAACGAGAAGGCCCTCAGGAAGTGACCTACGCCCAGCTGGACCACAAGAGCCTCAAGCGTGGGGCGGAGCCCCCTCCCCCATCTGGGCCAGTGGAGCCCAGTGTCTATGCTGTCCTCCCTCCAGTGAGCTCAGCCTGA